Proteins from one bacterium genomic window:
- the typA gene encoding translational GTPase TypA, with the protein MSNNTEKMIRNIAIIAHVDHGKTTLVDALLRQSGTFRDNEEVPELVMDSNPLERERGITIFSKNASIHYRGYKINIVDTPGHADFGSEVERVLSMVDGVLLLVDAVDGPMPQTRFVLSKSLKLNLKPIVVINKVDRTEARPHWALDQIFDLFVSLDATDEQLDFPVVYSSGKNGTATNDLQHPQKNILPLLDTIVDKVPEPEGNPGEPFQMLVTSIDYNDYVGRMAIGRILHGSIKVTGKVSRIRRDGSIETGKITKLYGCEGLKRIEIQEAGSGDIVAMAGFEDVDIGETIADTEKPEALHYVDIDLPTIAMLFSVNTSPFAGQEGQYVTSRQLRDRLYRELKANVGLKVDDTGSPDSMKVSGRGELHLSILIETMRREGYELAVSRPEVIMREIEGKLCEPFEYLVIDVDDAYVGPVMERLGGRKAEMQNMKADGKGRTRLEFIIPARGLIGFRGQFLTDTRGTGIMHHNFESYQPYKGEINTTQNGVLVAMETGVAASYSLDGIQERGMMFVGPGDRVYEGMIVGERPKENDLVVNLTKAKKLGNQRSSGSEDAIRLTPPKIMTLEEALEFIADDELVEVTPKSIRLRKKILSDIDRRRSRRVKPGAENEE; encoded by the coding sequence ATGTCAAACAACACCGAAAAAATGATCCGGAACATAGCCATCATTGCCCACGTGGACCACGGCAAGACCACCCTGGTGGACGCCCTGCTCCGGCAGAGCGGCACATTCCGCGACAACGAAGAAGTGCCGGAACTGGTGATGGACTCCAACCCCCTGGAACGGGAGCGGGGTATCACCATCTTCTCCAAGAACGCCTCTATCCATTACCGGGGCTACAAGATCAACATCGTGGACACTCCGGGCCACGCCGACTTCGGCTCTGAGGTGGAACGGGTGCTTTCCATGGTGGATGGCGTTCTCTTACTGGTGGACGCGGTGGACGGCCCCATGCCCCAGACCCGCTTCGTGCTCTCCAAGTCGCTGAAGCTGAACCTCAAGCCCATCGTGGTGATCAACAAGGTGGACCGAACCGAGGCCCGGCCCCACTGGGCGCTGGACCAGATCTTTGACCTGTTCGTCTCGCTGGACGCCACCGACGAGCAGCTGGATTTCCCGGTGGTCTATTCCTCGGGCAAGAACGGCACCGCCACCAACGACCTGCAGCATCCCCAGAAGAACATTCTGCCGCTGTTGGACACCATAGTGGACAAGGTCCCGGAGCCCGAGGGCAACCCCGGCGAGCCCTTCCAGATGCTGGTGACCTCCATTGACTACAACGACTACGTGGGACGGATGGCCATCGGCCGCATCCTGCACGGCTCCATCAAAGTGACGGGGAAGGTTTCCCGGATCAGGCGCGACGGCAGCATCGAGACCGGCAAGATAACCAAGCTCTACGGCTGTGAGGGCCTGAAGCGGATCGAGATACAGGAGGCCGGCTCCGGAGACATCGTGGCCATGGCCGGTTTTGAGGACGTGGACATCGGCGAGACCATAGCCGACACTGAGAAGCCCGAGGCTTTGCACTATGTGGACATTGACCTGCCCACCATCGCCATGCTGTTCTCGGTGAACACCAGCCCCTTTGCCGGGCAGGAGGGCCAATACGTGACCTCCCGCCAGCTGCGGGACCGGCTGTACCGGGAGCTGAAGGCCAACGTGGGGCTTAAGGTGGACGACACCGGCTCGCCCGACTCGATGAAGGTCTCGGGGCGGGGCGAACTGCACCTTTCCATCCTGATCGAGACCATGCGGCGCGAGGGCTACGAACTGGCGGTATCCCGGCCCGAGGTGATCATGCGGGAGATCGAGGGCAAGCTGTGCGAGCCCTTTGAATATCTGGTGATAGACGTGGACGACGCCTACGTGGGCCCGGTGATGGAGCGGCTGGGCGGCCGCAAGGCCGAGATGCAGAACATGAAGGCCGACGGCAAGGGCCGCACCCGGCTGGAATTCATCATACCGGCCAGGGGCCTGATAGGCTTCAGGGGCCAGTTCCTGACCGATACCCGGGGCACCGGGATCATGCACCACAATTTCGAAAGCTACCAGCCCTACAAGGGAGAGATCAACACCACCCAGAACGGGGTGCTGGTGGCCATGGAGACCGGGGTGGCCGCCTCTTATTCGCTGGACGGCATCCAGGAGCGGGGGATGATGTTCGTGGGGCCGGGCGACAGGGTCTACGAGGGCATGATAGTGGGCGAACGGCCCAAGGAAAACGACCTGGTGGTCAACCTGACCAAGGCCAAGAAACTGGGCAACCAGCGGTCCTCCGGTTCGGAGGATGCCATCCGGCTGACCCCGCCCAAGATCATGACGCTGGAGGAGGCGCTGGAGTTCATCGCCGACGACGAGCTGGTGGAGGTGACCCCCAAGTCCATCCGCCTGCGCAAGAAGATCCTTTCGGACATTGACCGCAGAAGGTCGCGGCGGGTGAAGCCCGGAGCCGAAAACGAGGAATAG
- a CDS encoding cation diffusion facilitator family transporter, translating to MSITKKNVAWMTLTGGLVIFVLKLAAYYLSGSVALLSDALESIVNLLASGLMIYAVYLSEEPADRTHNYGHQKVENISSLIEGILILVAAVMIAEKAVGRLIRPAALTNVNVALMISLAATSLNGLLSWLLLRTARKFGSLALEGDSKHLLSDVLSSAAVVVGLAVAKLTGWYFLDSALALAVSGLLIKMALELMKKSSTGLMDQSCPEEEARIIEVLKRHDQLFVDFHDIKTRRSGNRVFAEFHLSVKGDKTVEEAHNLTDHLEEELGQELPEVSLTIHVEPPQH from the coding sequence ATGAGCATCACCAAAAAGAACGTGGCCTGGATGACACTGACCGGAGGCCTGGTCATCTTCGTGCTGAAGCTGGCGGCCTATTACCTCTCGGGCTCGGTGGCCCTGCTTTCCGACGCCTTGGAATCCATCGTAAATCTGTTAGCTTCGGGGCTGATGATCTACGCCGTCTATCTTTCCGAGGAACCGGCCGACCGCACCCACAATTACGGACATCAGAAAGTGGAGAACATCTCCAGCCTGATCGAAGGGATACTGATCCTGGTAGCCGCGGTGATGATCGCCGAAAAAGCGGTGGGCCGGCTGATAAGGCCGGCGGCGCTGACCAATGTCAATGTGGCACTGATGATCTCCCTGGCCGCCACCTCCCTGAACGGCCTGCTTTCCTGGCTGCTGCTGCGGACCGCCCGCAAGTTCGGGTCGCTGGCCCTGGAGGGGGATTCCAAGCATCTGCTTTCCGACGTGCTGTCCTCGGCGGCGGTGGTAGTGGGTCTGGCGGTGGCAAAACTTACCGGCTGGTATTTCCTGGATTCGGCCCTGGCCCTGGCCGTGTCCGGCCTGCTGATAAAGATGGCCCTCGAACTGATGAAAAAGTCCTCCACCGGGCTGATGGACCAGTCCTGCCCGGAGGAGGAGGCCCGGATCATAGAGGTCTTGAAGCGGCATGACCAGCTGTTCGTGGATTTTCATGACATCAAGACCAGGCGCAGCGGCAACCGGGTCTTTGCCGAGTTCCACCTTTCGGTGAAGGGCGATAAAACGGTGGAGGAGGCTCATAACCTGACGGACCATCTGGAGGAAGAACTGGGCCAGGAACTGCCCGAGGTCAGCCTGACCATCCACGTGGAACCGCCCCAGCACTAA